From the Drosophila gunungcola strain Sukarami unplaced genomic scaffold, Dgunungcola_SK_2 000114F, whole genome shotgun sequence genome, one window contains:
- the LOC128265331 gene encoding hornerin isoform X4: MHYYWLPTHTEKGILKKHGYGLVHGEQLKDKWGDDNQSDNLELITQDGTLASTSGGAAASEVERTLKSLNGYHEDILEALRNAATHRGTGTGNTPVGSGSLSEEMLRKTLQDCSNSQLGYSAEQYKRNIGSKSSSRENICDNAAVHAIILDGSGGGLGGMGLGSSVGGGGGGGGGGGGSATISGGIPHGSTLLHHHRSQHQLHQPSTIPLQPQQLDDDDAPSTGPLRIRNLEDLIRQLEHHSSRHMSPSGSEDIRMSETEADRHYRLESSAACSESSQGSNQQIPQSQKTATIHASYSRSCRPRSDEESRFTFGGGGRYRQPASSGRHAPHQSHSPHAFGHHTHHSHAHGHATHGPHSSHHSSHTHLQQDDEGIYETADHHERNVVDARLDCHETPDSESSTTVSPVGE; encoded by the exons ATGCATTATTATTGGctgcccacacacacagagaagGGTATATTAAAGAAGCACGGCTACGGTCTGGTGCACGGTGAGCAGCTAAAAGATAAATGGGGCGATGACAATCAGTCGGATAACCTCGAGCTTATAACCCAAGACGGCACCCTGGCCTCGACGAGCGGCGGGGCGGCGGCCTCGGAGGTGGAGCGGACCCTCAAATCGCTGAACGGCTATCACGAGGACATCCTGGAGGCGCTGCGCAATGCGGCCACCCATCGCGGCACCGGAACCGGAAACACGCCCGTCGGCAGTGGCAGCCTGAGCGAGGAGATGCTCCGCAAGACGCTGCAGGACTGCAGCAATTCCCAGCTGGGCTACTCCGCGGAGCAGTACAAACGGAATATCGGATCGAAGTCAAGCTCGCGTGAGAATATCTGCGACAATGCCGCCGTTCATGCCATCATTCTCGATGGCAGCGGAGGCGGCCTTGGTGGCATGGGTCTGGGATCGAGCGTGGGCggcggaggcggcggcggcggcggcggtggaggATCGGCCACCATATCGGGGGGTATACCGCATGGGAGCACACTGCTCCATCATCATCGGTCGCAGCATCAGCTGCACCAGCCGTCGACGATACCCttgcagccgcagcagctgGACGATGACGATGCCCCGTCGACGGGACcactgcgtatacgcaatctGGAGGACCTCATACGGCAGCTAGAGCACCACTCGTCGCGCCACATGAGTCCCAGTGGATCCGAGGATATACGCATGTCGGAAACAGAAGCCGATCGCCACTATAGATTAGAAAGTTCCGCAGCTTGTAGTGAGTCATCTCAAGG CTCCAATCAGCAAATACCACAATCTCAGAAAACCGCTACAATTCATGCGTCTTACAGCAGAAGCTGTCGTCCCCGTTCCGATGAGGAGTCTCGGTTCACATTCGGCGGCGGTGGACGCTACCGCCAGCCGGCATCTTCTGGACGACATGCGCCACACCAGTCCCATTCACCGCACGCATTCGGGCACCACACGCATCATTCCCATGCCCACGGACATGCCACGCACGGTCCGCACTCGTCGCACCACTCATCGCACACCCATTTGCAGCAGGACGACGAGGGCATCTACGAAACCGCCGACCACCACGAACGCAACGTGGTTGACGCTCGGCTAGACTGCCACGAGACACCAGATAGCGAAAG CTCAACAACAGTTAGCCCGGTGGGCGAGTGA
- the LOC128265331 gene encoding lateral signaling target protein 2 homolog isoform X3 yields MHYYWLPTHTEKGILKKHGYGLVHGEQLKDKWGDDNQSDNLELITQDGTLASTSGGAAASEVERTLKSLNGYHEDILEALRNAATHRGTGTGNTPVGSGSLSEEMLRKTLQDCSNSQLGYSAEQYKRNIGSKSSSRENICDNAAVHAIILDGSGGGLGGMGLGSSVGGGGGGGGGGGGSATISGGIPHGSTLLHHHRSQHQLHQPSTIPLQPQQLDDDDAPSTGPLRIRNLEDLIRQLEHHSSRHMSPSGSEDIRMSETEADRHYRLESSAACSESSQGSCRPRSDEESRFTFGGGGRYRQPASSGRHAPHQSHSPHAFGHHTHHSHAHGHATHGPHSSHHSSHTHLQQDDEGIYETADHHERNVVDARLDCHETPDSESDDFIQAQQQLARWASEDVVSVVVLDQPPSGTMSDSQPYIDVGPISGAITNSVLHHQHPHQHHGDHHQSSAAAAAAAAAAAAATSASNTIMALPVVPNGISVSQRDYYPSPPSTETESSGSVIQPPIRRALQSADTAAISQQQQQQQQQQHQQQLLQLPIYQQHPHQHQHPHQHQLQQQSGDTSSSNNSQSEQIIENGCYPEYKH; encoded by the exons ATGCATTATTATTGGctgcccacacacacagagaagGGTATATTAAAGAAGCACGGCTACGGTCTGGTGCACGGTGAGCAGCTAAAAGATAAATGGGGCGATGACAATCAGTCGGATAACCTCGAGCTTATAACCCAAGACGGCACCCTGGCCTCGACGAGCGGCGGGGCGGCGGCCTCGGAGGTGGAGCGGACCCTCAAATCGCTGAACGGCTATCACGAGGACATCCTGGAGGCGCTGCGCAATGCGGCCACCCATCGCGGCACCGGAACCGGAAACACGCCCGTCGGCAGTGGCAGCCTGAGCGAGGAGATGCTCCGCAAGACGCTGCAGGACTGCAGCAATTCCCAGCTGGGCTACTCCGCGGAGCAGTACAAACGGAATATCGGATCGAAGTCAAGCTCGCGTGAGAATATCTGCGACAATGCCGCCGTTCATGCCATCATTCTCGATGGCAGCGGAGGCGGCCTTGGTGGCATGGGTCTGGGATCGAGCGTGGGCggcggaggcggcggcggcggcggcggtggaggATCGGCCACCATATCGGGGGGTATACCGCATGGGAGCACACTGCTCCATCATCATCGGTCGCAGCATCAGCTGCACCAGCCGTCGACGATACCCttgcagccgcagcagctgGACGATGACGATGCCCCGTCGACGGGACcactgcgtatacgcaatctGGAGGACCTCATACGGCAGCTAGAGCACCACTCGTCGCGCCACATGAGTCCCAGTGGATCCGAGGATATACGCATGTCGGAAACAGAAGCCGATCGCCACTATAGATTAGAAAGTTCCGCAGCTTGTAGTGAGTCATCTCAAGG AAGCTGTCGTCCCCGTTCCGATGAGGAGTCTCGGTTCACATTCGGCGGCGGTGGACGCTACCGCCAGCCGGCATCTTCTGGACGACATGCGCCACACCAGTCCCATTCACCGCACGCATTCGGGCACCACACGCATCATTCCCATGCCCACGGACATGCCACGCACGGTCCGCACTCGTCGCACCACTCATCGCACACCCATTTGCAGCAGGACGACGAGGGCATCTACGAAACCGCCGACCACCACGAACGCAACGTGGTTGACGCTCGGCTAGACTGCCACGAGACACCAGATAGCGAAAG TGATGACTTTATTCAAGCTCAACAACAGTTAGCCCGGTGGGCGAGTGAGGATGTGGTATCCGTCGTGGTATTGGACCAGCCGCCATCCGGTACAATGTCGGATTCCCAACCATACATCGACGTCGGACCCATTTCGGGGGCTATAACGAACAGCGTACTCCACCACCAGCATCCGCATCAGCACCACGGCGATCATCATCAATCCTccgcagcggcagcggcggcggcggcggcagcggcagcggcgaCTTCGGCCAGCAATACCATAATGGCTTTGCCGGTCGTCCCAAATGGTATAAGTGTAAGTCAGAGGGACTATTATCCATCCCCACCCTCAACGGAAACGGAAAGCAGTGGAAGTGTTATCCAGCCGCCCATACGTCGCGCTTTGCAGTCGGCAGACACAGCGGCAATAagtcaacagcagcagcagcagcagcagcagcagcatcagcagcagctcctTCAGCTGCCAATTTATCAACAGCATccgcatcagcatcagcatccgCATCAGCATCAGCTTCAGCAGCAATCAGGCGataccagcagcagcaacaacagtcAGTCCGAACAAATCATCGAGAATGGCTGCTACCCGGAATATAAGCATTGA
- the LOC128265331 gene encoding uncharacterized protein LOC128265331 isoform X5 — MHYYWLPTHTEKGILKKHGYGLVHGEQLKDKWGDDNQSDNLELITQDGTLASTSGGAAASEVERTLKSLNGYHEDILEALRNAATHRGTGTGNTPVGSGSLSEEMLRKTLQDCSNSQLGYSAEQYKRNIGSKSSSRENICDNAAVHAIILDGSGGGLGGMGLGSSVGGGGGGGGGGGGSATISGGIPHGSTLLHHHRSQHQLHQPSTIPLQPQQLDDDDAPSTGPLRIRNLEDLIRQLEHHSSRHMSPSGSEDIRMSETEADRHYRLESSAACSESSQGLQAGIPCVIKGLLTSHRFPIYVITCTFSHKHYTECDDIAPHFFMAIGGLWFGLVLGLRLQPFRPRPRPQPNSRFKPHQPTNQPTNQPTKPTKPTTHNLPPTNHHPPH; from the exons ATGCATTATTATTGGctgcccacacacacagagaagGGTATATTAAAGAAGCACGGCTACGGTCTGGTGCACGGTGAGCAGCTAAAAGATAAATGGGGCGATGACAATCAGTCGGATAACCTCGAGCTTATAACCCAAGACGGCACCCTGGCCTCGACGAGCGGCGGGGCGGCGGCCTCGGAGGTGGAGCGGACCCTCAAATCGCTGAACGGCTATCACGAGGACATCCTGGAGGCGCTGCGCAATGCGGCCACCCATCGCGGCACCGGAACCGGAAACACGCCCGTCGGCAGTGGCAGCCTGAGCGAGGAGATGCTCCGCAAGACGCTGCAGGACTGCAGCAATTCCCAGCTGGGCTACTCCGCGGAGCAGTACAAACGGAATATCGGATCGAAGTCAAGCTCGCGTGAGAATATCTGCGACAATGCCGCCGTTCATGCCATCATTCTCGATGGCAGCGGAGGCGGCCTTGGTGGCATGGGTCTGGGATCGAGCGTGGGCggcggaggcggcggcggcggcggcggtggaggATCGGCCACCATATCGGGGGGTATACCGCATGGGAGCACACTGCTCCATCATCATCGGTCGCAGCATCAGCTGCACCAGCCGTCGACGATACCCttgcagccgcagcagctgGACGATGACGATGCCCCGTCGACGGGACcactgcgtatacgcaatctGGAGGACCTCATACGGCAGCTAGAGCACCACTCGTCGCGCCACATGAGTCCCAGTGGATCCGAGGATATACGCATGTCGGAAACAGAAGCCGATCGCCACTATAGATTAGAAAGTTCCGCAGCTTGTAGTGAGTCATCTCAAGG GCTTCAGGCTGGAATACCTTGTGTGATAAAG GGTCTCTTGACTTCACATCGTTTTCCTATTTACGTAATCACTTGCACATTCTCTCACAAGCATTATACAGAATGCGATGACATTGCTCCTCATTTCTTCATGGCTATCGGTGGTCTCTGGTTTGGTCTCGTTCTCGGTCTCAGGCTCCAGCCCTTTAGGCCTCGGCCTCGGCCTCAGCCCAACTCTCGTTTCAAGCCccaccaaccaaccaaccaaccaaccaaccaaccaaccaaacCAACCAAaccaaccacccacaaccTACCACCTaccaaccaccacccacccCATTAA
- the LOC128265331 gene encoding lateral signaling target protein 2 homolog isoform X1 encodes MHYYWLPTHTEKGILKKHGYGLVHGEQLKDKWGDDNQSDNLELITQDGTLASTSGGAAASEVERTLKSLNGYHEDILEALRNAATHRGTGTGNTPVGSGSLSEEMLRKTLQDCSNSQLGYSAEQYKRNIGSKSSSRENICDNAAVHAIILDGSGGGLGGMGLGSSVGGGGGGGGGGGGSATISGGIPHGSTLLHHHRSQHQLHQPSTIPLQPQQLDDDDAPSTGPLRIRNLEDLIRQLEHHSSRHMSPSGSEDIRMSETEADRHYRLESSAACSESSQGSNQQIPQSQKTATIHASYSRSCRPRSDEESRFTFGGGGRYRQPASSGRHAPHQSHSPHAFGHHTHHSHAHGHATHGPHSSHHSSHTHLQQDDEGIYETADHHERNVVDARLDCHETPDSESDDFIQAQQQLARWASEDVVSVVVLDQPPSGTMSDSQPYIDVGPISGAITNSVLHHQHPHQHHGDHHQSSAAAAAAAAAAAAATSASNTIMALPVVPNGISVSQRDYYPSPPSTETESSGSVIQPPIRRALQSADTAAISQQQQQQQQQQHQQQLLQLPIYQQHPHQHQHPHQHQLQQQSGDTSSSNNSQSEQIIENGCYPEYKH; translated from the exons ATGCATTATTATTGGctgcccacacacacagagaagGGTATATTAAAGAAGCACGGCTACGGTCTGGTGCACGGTGAGCAGCTAAAAGATAAATGGGGCGATGACAATCAGTCGGATAACCTCGAGCTTATAACCCAAGACGGCACCCTGGCCTCGACGAGCGGCGGGGCGGCGGCCTCGGAGGTGGAGCGGACCCTCAAATCGCTGAACGGCTATCACGAGGACATCCTGGAGGCGCTGCGCAATGCGGCCACCCATCGCGGCACCGGAACCGGAAACACGCCCGTCGGCAGTGGCAGCCTGAGCGAGGAGATGCTCCGCAAGACGCTGCAGGACTGCAGCAATTCCCAGCTGGGCTACTCCGCGGAGCAGTACAAACGGAATATCGGATCGAAGTCAAGCTCGCGTGAGAATATCTGCGACAATGCCGCCGTTCATGCCATCATTCTCGATGGCAGCGGAGGCGGCCTTGGTGGCATGGGTCTGGGATCGAGCGTGGGCggcggaggcggcggcggcggcggcggtggaggATCGGCCACCATATCGGGGGGTATACCGCATGGGAGCACACTGCTCCATCATCATCGGTCGCAGCATCAGCTGCACCAGCCGTCGACGATACCCttgcagccgcagcagctgGACGATGACGATGCCCCGTCGACGGGACcactgcgtatacgcaatctGGAGGACCTCATACGGCAGCTAGAGCACCACTCGTCGCGCCACATGAGTCCCAGTGGATCCGAGGATATACGCATGTCGGAAACAGAAGCCGATCGCCACTATAGATTAGAAAGTTCCGCAGCTTGTAGTGAGTCATCTCAAGG CTCCAATCAGCAAATACCACAATCTCAGAAAACCGCTACAATTCATGCGTCTTACAGCAGAAGCTGTCGTCCCCGTTCCGATGAGGAGTCTCGGTTCACATTCGGCGGCGGTGGACGCTACCGCCAGCCGGCATCTTCTGGACGACATGCGCCACACCAGTCCCATTCACCGCACGCATTCGGGCACCACACGCATCATTCCCATGCCCACGGACATGCCACGCACGGTCCGCACTCGTCGCACCACTCATCGCACACCCATTTGCAGCAGGACGACGAGGGCATCTACGAAACCGCCGACCACCACGAACGCAACGTGGTTGACGCTCGGCTAGACTGCCACGAGACACCAGATAGCGAAAG TGATGACTTTATTCAAGCTCAACAACAGTTAGCCCGGTGGGCGAGTGAGGATGTGGTATCCGTCGTGGTATTGGACCAGCCGCCATCCGGTACAATGTCGGATTCCCAACCATACATCGACGTCGGACCCATTTCGGGGGCTATAACGAACAGCGTACTCCACCACCAGCATCCGCATCAGCACCACGGCGATCATCATCAATCCTccgcagcggcagcggcggcggcggcggcagcggcagcggcgaCTTCGGCCAGCAATACCATAATGGCTTTGCCGGTCGTCCCAAATGGTATAAGTGTAAGTCAGAGGGACTATTATCCATCCCCACCCTCAACGGAAACGGAAAGCAGTGGAAGTGTTATCCAGCCGCCCATACGTCGCGCTTTGCAGTCGGCAGACACAGCGGCAATAagtcaacagcagcagcagcagcagcagcagcagcatcagcagcagctcctTCAGCTGCCAATTTATCAACAGCATccgcatcagcatcagcatccgCATCAGCATCAGCTTCAGCAGCAATCAGGCGataccagcagcagcaacaacagtcAGTCCGAACAAATCATCGAGAATGGCTGCTACCCGGAATATAAGCATTGA
- the LOC128265331 gene encoding uncharacterized protein LOC128265331 isoform X6, which yields MHYYWLPTHTEKGILKKHGYGLVHGEQLKDKWGDDNQSDNLELITQDGTLASTSGGAAASEVERTLKSLNGYHEDILEALRNAATHRGTGTGNTPVGSGSLSEEMLRKTLQDCSNSQLGYSAEQYKRNIGSKSSSRENICDNAAVHAIILDGSGGGLGGMGLGSSVGGGGGGGGGGGGSATISGGIPHGSTLLHHHRSQHQLHQPSTIPLQPQQLDDDDAPSTGPLRIRNLEDLIRQLEHHSSRHMSPSGSEDIRMSETEADRHYRLESSAACSESSQGLQAGIPCVIKLQSANTTISENRYNSCVLQQKLSSPFR from the exons ATGCATTATTATTGGctgcccacacacacagagaagGGTATATTAAAGAAGCACGGCTACGGTCTGGTGCACGGTGAGCAGCTAAAAGATAAATGGGGCGATGACAATCAGTCGGATAACCTCGAGCTTATAACCCAAGACGGCACCCTGGCCTCGACGAGCGGCGGGGCGGCGGCCTCGGAGGTGGAGCGGACCCTCAAATCGCTGAACGGCTATCACGAGGACATCCTGGAGGCGCTGCGCAATGCGGCCACCCATCGCGGCACCGGAACCGGAAACACGCCCGTCGGCAGTGGCAGCCTGAGCGAGGAGATGCTCCGCAAGACGCTGCAGGACTGCAGCAATTCCCAGCTGGGCTACTCCGCGGAGCAGTACAAACGGAATATCGGATCGAAGTCAAGCTCGCGTGAGAATATCTGCGACAATGCCGCCGTTCATGCCATCATTCTCGATGGCAGCGGAGGCGGCCTTGGTGGCATGGGTCTGGGATCGAGCGTGGGCggcggaggcggcggcggcggcggcggtggaggATCGGCCACCATATCGGGGGGTATACCGCATGGGAGCACACTGCTCCATCATCATCGGTCGCAGCATCAGCTGCACCAGCCGTCGACGATACCCttgcagccgcagcagctgGACGATGACGATGCCCCGTCGACGGGACcactgcgtatacgcaatctGGAGGACCTCATACGGCAGCTAGAGCACCACTCGTCGCGCCACATGAGTCCCAGTGGATCCGAGGATATACGCATGTCGGAAACAGAAGCCGATCGCCACTATAGATTAGAAAGTTCCGCAGCTTGTAGTGAGTCATCTCAAGG GCTTCAGGCTGGAATACCTTGTGTGATAAAG CTCCAATCAGCAAATACCACAATCTCAGAAAACCGCTACAATTCATGCGTCTTACAGCAGAAGCTGTCGTCCCCGTTCCGATGA
- the LOC128265331 gene encoding uncharacterized protein LOC128265331 isoform X7: MHYYWLPTHTEKGILKKHGYGLVHGEQLKDKWGDDNQSDNLELITQDGTLASTSGGAAASEVERTLKSLNGYHEDILEALRNAATHRGTGTGNTPVGSGSLSEEMLRKTLQDCSNSQLGYSAEQYKRNIGSKSSSRENICDNAAVHAIILDGSGGGLGGMGLGSSVGGGGGGGGGGGGSATISGGIPHGSTLLHHHRSQHQLHQPSTIPLQPQQLDDDDAPSTGPLRIRNLEDLIRQLEHHSSRHMSPSGSEDIRMSETEADRHYRLESSAACSESSQGLQAGIPCVIKQKLSSPFR, from the exons ATGCATTATTATTGGctgcccacacacacagagaagGGTATATTAAAGAAGCACGGCTACGGTCTGGTGCACGGTGAGCAGCTAAAAGATAAATGGGGCGATGACAATCAGTCGGATAACCTCGAGCTTATAACCCAAGACGGCACCCTGGCCTCGACGAGCGGCGGGGCGGCGGCCTCGGAGGTGGAGCGGACCCTCAAATCGCTGAACGGCTATCACGAGGACATCCTGGAGGCGCTGCGCAATGCGGCCACCCATCGCGGCACCGGAACCGGAAACACGCCCGTCGGCAGTGGCAGCCTGAGCGAGGAGATGCTCCGCAAGACGCTGCAGGACTGCAGCAATTCCCAGCTGGGCTACTCCGCGGAGCAGTACAAACGGAATATCGGATCGAAGTCAAGCTCGCGTGAGAATATCTGCGACAATGCCGCCGTTCATGCCATCATTCTCGATGGCAGCGGAGGCGGCCTTGGTGGCATGGGTCTGGGATCGAGCGTGGGCggcggaggcggcggcggcggcggcggtggaggATCGGCCACCATATCGGGGGGTATACCGCATGGGAGCACACTGCTCCATCATCATCGGTCGCAGCATCAGCTGCACCAGCCGTCGACGATACCCttgcagccgcagcagctgGACGATGACGATGCCCCGTCGACGGGACcactgcgtatacgcaatctGGAGGACCTCATACGGCAGCTAGAGCACCACTCGTCGCGCCACATGAGTCCCAGTGGATCCGAGGATATACGCATGTCGGAAACAGAAGCCGATCGCCACTATAGATTAGAAAGTTCCGCAGCTTGTAGTGAGTCATCTCAAGG GCTTCAGGCTGGAATACCTTGTGTGATAAAG CAGAAGCTGTCGTCCCCGTTCCGATGA
- the LOC128265331 gene encoding uncharacterized protein LOC128265331 isoform X8, whose protein sequence is MHYYWLPTHTEKGILKKHGYGLVHGEQLKDKWGDDNQSDNLELITQDGTLASTSGGAAASEVERTLKSLNGYHEDILEALRNAATHRGTGTGNTPVGSGSLSEEMLRKTLQDCSNSQLGYSAEQYKRNIGSKSSSRENICDNAAVHAIILDGSGGGLGGMGLGSSVGGGGGGGGGGGGSATISGGIPHGSTLLHHHRSQHQLHQPSTIPLQPQQLDDDDAPSTGPLRIRNLEDLIRQLEHHSSRHMSPSGSEDIRMSETEADRHYRLESSAACSESSQGLQAGIPCVIKKLSSPFR, encoded by the exons ATGCATTATTATTGGctgcccacacacacagagaagGGTATATTAAAGAAGCACGGCTACGGTCTGGTGCACGGTGAGCAGCTAAAAGATAAATGGGGCGATGACAATCAGTCGGATAACCTCGAGCTTATAACCCAAGACGGCACCCTGGCCTCGACGAGCGGCGGGGCGGCGGCCTCGGAGGTGGAGCGGACCCTCAAATCGCTGAACGGCTATCACGAGGACATCCTGGAGGCGCTGCGCAATGCGGCCACCCATCGCGGCACCGGAACCGGAAACACGCCCGTCGGCAGTGGCAGCCTGAGCGAGGAGATGCTCCGCAAGACGCTGCAGGACTGCAGCAATTCCCAGCTGGGCTACTCCGCGGAGCAGTACAAACGGAATATCGGATCGAAGTCAAGCTCGCGTGAGAATATCTGCGACAATGCCGCCGTTCATGCCATCATTCTCGATGGCAGCGGAGGCGGCCTTGGTGGCATGGGTCTGGGATCGAGCGTGGGCggcggaggcggcggcggcggcggcggtggaggATCGGCCACCATATCGGGGGGTATACCGCATGGGAGCACACTGCTCCATCATCATCGGTCGCAGCATCAGCTGCACCAGCCGTCGACGATACCCttgcagccgcagcagctgGACGATGACGATGCCCCGTCGACGGGACcactgcgtatacgcaatctGGAGGACCTCATACGGCAGCTAGAGCACCACTCGTCGCGCCACATGAGTCCCAGTGGATCCGAGGATATACGCATGTCGGAAACAGAAGCCGATCGCCACTATAGATTAGAAAGTTCCGCAGCTTGTAGTGAGTCATCTCAAGG GCTTCAGGCTGGAATACCTTGTGTGATAAAG AAGCTGTCGTCCCCGTTCCGATGA
- the LOC128265331 gene encoding lateral signaling target protein 2 homolog isoform X2 produces the protein MHYYWLPTHTEKGILKKHGYGLVHGEQLKDKWGDDNQSDNLELITQDGTLASTSGGAAASEVERTLKSLNGYHEDILEALRNAATHRGTGTGNTPVGSGSLSEEMLRKTLQDCSNSQLGYSAEQYKRNIGSKSSSRENICDNAAVHAIILDGSGGGLGGMGLGSSVGGGGGGGGGGGGSATISGGIPHGSTLLHHHRSQHQLHQPSTIPLQPQQLDDDDAPSTGPLRIRNLEDLIRQLEHHSSRHMSPSGSEDIRMSETEADRHYRLESSAACSESSQGRSCRPRSDEESRFTFGGGGRYRQPASSGRHAPHQSHSPHAFGHHTHHSHAHGHATHGPHSSHHSSHTHLQQDDEGIYETADHHERNVVDARLDCHETPDSESDDFIQAQQQLARWASEDVVSVVVLDQPPSGTMSDSQPYIDVGPISGAITNSVLHHQHPHQHHGDHHQSSAAAAAAAAAAAAATSASNTIMALPVVPNGISVSQRDYYPSPPSTETESSGSVIQPPIRRALQSADTAAISQQQQQQQQQQHQQQLLQLPIYQQHPHQHQHPHQHQLQQQSGDTSSSNNSQSEQIIENGCYPEYKH, from the exons ATGCATTATTATTGGctgcccacacacacagagaagGGTATATTAAAGAAGCACGGCTACGGTCTGGTGCACGGTGAGCAGCTAAAAGATAAATGGGGCGATGACAATCAGTCGGATAACCTCGAGCTTATAACCCAAGACGGCACCCTGGCCTCGACGAGCGGCGGGGCGGCGGCCTCGGAGGTGGAGCGGACCCTCAAATCGCTGAACGGCTATCACGAGGACATCCTGGAGGCGCTGCGCAATGCGGCCACCCATCGCGGCACCGGAACCGGAAACACGCCCGTCGGCAGTGGCAGCCTGAGCGAGGAGATGCTCCGCAAGACGCTGCAGGACTGCAGCAATTCCCAGCTGGGCTACTCCGCGGAGCAGTACAAACGGAATATCGGATCGAAGTCAAGCTCGCGTGAGAATATCTGCGACAATGCCGCCGTTCATGCCATCATTCTCGATGGCAGCGGAGGCGGCCTTGGTGGCATGGGTCTGGGATCGAGCGTGGGCggcggaggcggcggcggcggcggcggtggaggATCGGCCACCATATCGGGGGGTATACCGCATGGGAGCACACTGCTCCATCATCATCGGTCGCAGCATCAGCTGCACCAGCCGTCGACGATACCCttgcagccgcagcagctgGACGATGACGATGCCCCGTCGACGGGACcactgcgtatacgcaatctGGAGGACCTCATACGGCAGCTAGAGCACCACTCGTCGCGCCACATGAGTCCCAGTGGATCCGAGGATATACGCATGTCGGAAACAGAAGCCGATCGCCACTATAGATTAGAAAGTTCCGCAGCTTGTAGTGAGTCATCTCAAGG CAGAAGCTGTCGTCCCCGTTCCGATGAGGAGTCTCGGTTCACATTCGGCGGCGGTGGACGCTACCGCCAGCCGGCATCTTCTGGACGACATGCGCCACACCAGTCCCATTCACCGCACGCATTCGGGCACCACACGCATCATTCCCATGCCCACGGACATGCCACGCACGGTCCGCACTCGTCGCACCACTCATCGCACACCCATTTGCAGCAGGACGACGAGGGCATCTACGAAACCGCCGACCACCACGAACGCAACGTGGTTGACGCTCGGCTAGACTGCCACGAGACACCAGATAGCGAAAG TGATGACTTTATTCAAGCTCAACAACAGTTAGCCCGGTGGGCGAGTGAGGATGTGGTATCCGTCGTGGTATTGGACCAGCCGCCATCCGGTACAATGTCGGATTCCCAACCATACATCGACGTCGGACCCATTTCGGGGGCTATAACGAACAGCGTACTCCACCACCAGCATCCGCATCAGCACCACGGCGATCATCATCAATCCTccgcagcggcagcggcggcggcggcggcagcggcagcggcgaCTTCGGCCAGCAATACCATAATGGCTTTGCCGGTCGTCCCAAATGGTATAAGTGTAAGTCAGAGGGACTATTATCCATCCCCACCCTCAACGGAAACGGAAAGCAGTGGAAGTGTTATCCAGCCGCCCATACGTCGCGCTTTGCAGTCGGCAGACACAGCGGCAATAagtcaacagcagcagcagcagcagcagcagcagcatcagcagcagctcctTCAGCTGCCAATTTATCAACAGCATccgcatcagcatcagcatccgCATCAGCATCAGCTTCAGCAGCAATCAGGCGataccagcagcagcaacaacagtcAGTCCGAACAAATCATCGAGAATGGCTGCTACCCGGAATATAAGCATTGA